From the genome of Mucispirillum schaedleri ASF457:
AAGCACTGTGTCAGAACAAATATCCCAAACAGGCGAAGAAATTAAATTTAAACCAAAAGATATATTAAGTGACAGCAGTAAAAAGAAACTGGAAAATAAAGACATATCATCAAAATTATATATATTTGCTTATATGAAAAGTCCTGCATATAATACAAAACATGGAAAAACACATGCAGAATTAAGTGCTAAATGTAATTGGAAAAAATATTTTTCTTTGCATGAGTTTGCATGTGCATGTAGTATTTGTAATAGAAATCCAAATACTATACCAAATGGTATGCCACCATTAGAGTTGTTAGAAATTTTAACAGAACTTAGAGAGCATTTTGGACAACCTATAACAATTAATAGTGGATATCGTTGTCCAACACATAATAAAAATATAGGAGGTGCAGAAAAATCTAGACATGTAGTTGGAGATGCTGTTGATATTGTGATAAAAAATAATATAACAGAAAGTGTATATAATTATATTATATCTAAATATGGAAATAGACCATATGGCATAGCAGTAAGTATAAATTCAAACAATAAATATGCAGGTTTTGTCCATATAGATACAAGAGGTGTAAAAGCAAGATGGGCATATAATAGGGCTGGAAACTATCTTGTTAACGGAGGAAATAAATGAAACAATTATTAATATTAGTATTATTTTTTTTATCACCAATATTTATTTTTGCTGAAGATTTAGAAGAAAATAATGAATGTAGAAAATTTTATAAACTTAAGTTACAAGATAATAAGTATTTTAGATATAAACCAAAACAAATCATTGGCTATCCTAATGAAGAAACTTTTGAAAGTACATGGCATATTGACTGTAAAAATAGTAAAGTGTTTTCTACTGGTGGTATATTTGAAAGAGAATATACTTTAGAAAAACATAGATATGATAGTAATAGTAAAGTGTATTTAGTTGATATGTTAGGTGAAGAAGAAGGAGATATTCATAAATATACTTTAAAAATAAAATATATTGATGATGATAAAGCATATATTTATGGTTATTATGATAATAAATTGGAAGATATATACACAAATAATCCTAATAAATATAAGGTAATCGTGAAATAAATACTGTATATAATACATTATTATGATTTATGCATTTTGCATCCAGCTAATTTTTTATCATATAATATGCGTTTAATAAATCAGTTAGACTTAGAGGCAGAATGTATTGAAGTAACAGTAAAAATCAATGAGAAAGAAGTTCCACAATGTATAGTAACAGGTGTAGGGTTTATAAGCCCAAGCAGTGATAATTTACCAGAACAATTTGATTTTATGTCAGCAGAATATAAAGTAAAGGCTATTACGAAAGATGTATAAGCCAGTAGTAAAATTAAGTGGTATTATGGGGGGATTGCTTATGTCATCATCTAATCAAGTATCAGAGTTAATCTTTACAGGCAGGGAAATAGATAACTATAAATTCCGAGTAGTAGAAGCCAGGATATTAGAGCGCTTAGATTATCCCTTTGAAATAGAGTGTATATGCTATTATGAAGGCATAATCAACAAGCCTGATGAAAAAACTGGTGTAAGTAATCTAATAGATAGAAATATTCGTCTTTATTTGAACGACCCATCCTATACCAATAATAAAAATCGTCCATTACAAAGTAAACTTTTTATAGGAGTAGTAAGTGAGATAATTTATTTAGGCAATAAGGAACTTCCGTCCAATTATTCTACAAATAATAAATATTATTACCGTTTTAAATTAAATTCCCAGTTAATAAGATTAAGCTATAATAGAGCATACAGAATATATAACAATAAAAGTGTGTTAGAAGTATTAAATCATTT
Proteins encoded in this window:
- a CDS encoding D-Ala-D-Ala carboxypeptidase family metallohydrolase → MHEFACACSICNRNPNTIPNGMPPLELLEILTELREHFGQPITINSGYRCPTHNKNIGGAEKSRHVVGDAVDIVIKNNITESVYNYIISKYGNRPYGIAVSINSNNKYAGFVHIDTRGVKARWAYNRAGNYLVNGGNK